A window from Abditibacteriota bacterium encodes these proteins:
- a CDS encoding NAD-dependent epimerase/dehydratase family protein produces the protein MTRVLITGANSYVGNCIKKWLSDREGSYYVEEVDTIGDAWEAADFSRFDTVVHVAAIVHLKENPSMAGLYDTVNAQLPVRVAEKAKQQGVRHFVFMSTMAVYPANIPFVAPDTPEAPSTFYGNSKLKAEKALRELASEAFCVSILRPPMVYGEGCKGNYTSLEAFSRKCHVFPRIYNKRSMIYIWNLCEFIRRIIDAPKPEAAVYYPQNKEQIGALDILKALWEGRGEKYNLSVVGAWFVSVLMLLPKTGTLKKVFRDSVYERSMSDYFDYEYCIYSFDESIKSILAAEAKS, from the coding sequence TTGACGAGAGTATTGATCACGGGCGCAAACAGCTATGTCGGCAACTGCATCAAAAAGTGGTTGTCAGACCGTGAGGGTTCATATTACGTGGAAGAGGTCGACACCATCGGCGATGCCTGGGAGGCCGCCGACTTTTCACGTTTTGACACTGTGGTCCACGTAGCCGCTATAGTCCATCTGAAAGAGAACCCATCTATGGCCGGGCTCTATGATACCGTCAACGCGCAGCTCCCCGTCAGAGTGGCGGAAAAAGCAAAGCAGCAAGGCGTCAGACACTTTGTCTTTATGAGCACCATGGCGGTGTACCCCGCCAATATACCCTTTGTGGCCCCGGACACTCCCGAGGCTCCCTCGACTTTTTACGGCAATAGCAAGCTGAAGGCGGAAAAAGCCTTGCGGGAGCTGGCCTCGGAGGCTTTTTGCGTGTCCATCCTGCGGCCGCCTATGGTGTACGGCGAAGGCTGCAAGGGCAATTATACTTCCCTCGAAGCCTTTTCGCGCAAGTGCCATGTGTTCCCCCGGATATACAACAAGAGGAGCATGATATACATCTGGAATCTGTGTGAGTTCATCAGGAGGATCATAGACGCTCCGAAGCCCGAAGCGGCTGTGTATTATCCGCAAAACAAAGAGCAGATAGGAGCCCTGGATATTCTGAAGGCCCTGTGGGAAGGGCGCGGAGAAAAATATAACCTGTCCGTAGTGGGCGCTTGGTTCGTGTCTGTATTGATGCTGCTGCCCAAGACAGGCACCCTGAAAAAGGTGTTCAGGGATTCCGTGTATGAACGATCCATGTCCGACTATTTTGACTACGAGTATTGCATCTATTCCTTTGACGAATCCATAAAAAGTATCTTGGCAGCGGAGGCAAAGTCATGA
- a CDS encoding glycosyltransferase family 1 protein translates to MTEPIRILNAVGLMAPGGIETFIMNVYRNIDRSKVQFDFLYHRGLGGAYEDEIRSLGGRIYQMPVLKSGEKTYYWKIFAYISELKKFFNSHPEYHVLHGHMTNTASIYMPIAMKHGKVTCAIAHSHLSHARPGLSGTVTNLLQKSLSGISTDFFACSETAAEWIFSKEDIAAGKVRIVKNGVAPKRFCYDREKALEKKRELGLESKTVIGNVARFRAEKNHTFQIDVLAELVKTMPDTVLMLVGDGELQGEMEDKAKRLGLQNHVKFMGLRTDVPDLMLAMDVYFLPSLFEGLPVSAIEAQAAGLPVVTSTGVTPETDITGNVTFLELSQGPAVWASKVIEVCKSFERGDMTEYIRKNGYDITETARWLQEFYIKKHNGQ, encoded by the coding sequence ATGACAGAGCCCATCAGGATCCTCAACGCCGTCGGGCTTATGGCTCCCGGCGGTATTGAAACCTTTATCATGAACGTCTACCGGAATATCGACAGAAGCAAGGTCCAGTTTGACTTTTTGTATCACAGAGGGCTCGGAGGCGCTTACGAAGACGAGATACGCTCTTTGGGCGGCAGGATATACCAAATGCCCGTCCTCAAGAGCGGTGAAAAAACTTATTATTGGAAAATATTCGCCTATATCAGCGAATTAAAAAAGTTCTTCAATAGCCATCCCGAATACCACGTTCTTCACGGGCATATGACCAACACGGCTTCCATCTACATGCCTATTGCCATGAAACACGGCAAAGTGACCTGCGCTATAGCTCACAGCCATTTGAGCCACGCCAGGCCCGGCCTTTCGGGAACCGTGACCAACCTGCTGCAGAAGTCCCTGTCCGGGATATCCACAGATTTCTTTGCGTGTTCCGAAACAGCTGCAGAATGGATCTTTTCAAAAGAAGACATAGCAGCCGGCAAGGTCAGGATAGTCAAAAACGGCGTTGCCCCCAAAAGGTTCTGCTATGACAGAGAAAAAGCACTTGAGAAGAAACGCGAGCTTGGGCTCGAAAGCAAAACGGTCATAGGAAACGTAGCCAGATTCAGAGCAGAGAAAAACCACACCTTCCAGATAGACGTGCTCGCCGAGTTAGTAAAGACAATGCCTGACACGGTCCTCATGCTGGTGGGAGATGGCGAGCTGCAGGGCGAAATGGAAGATAAGGCCAAAAGGCTGGGTCTGCAAAACCACGTAAAATTTATGGGGCTGCGGACCGACGTTCCCGACCTGATGCTGGCCATGGACGTTTATTTCCTGCCTTCTCTGTTTGAAGGGCTTCCGGTCTCGGCTATAGAAGCCCAGGCGGCAGGTCTTCCGGTGGTGACTTCCACCGGTGTTACGCCGGAAACCGATATCACCGGCAACGTCACTTTTCTTGAGCTGAGTCAGGGCCCGGCCGTCTGGGCAAGTAAGGTCATTGAAGTATGCAAGAGCTTTGAACGGGGTGACATGACGGAGTATATCCGCAAAAACGGCTATGACATTACCGAGACTGCGCGCTGGCTCCAGGAGTTTTATATCAAAAAACACAACGGGCAATAG
- a CDS encoding glycosyltransferase family 4 protein, which translates to MNILCIAFKDFSQKHFGGSKKVICECAALEELGHKVTLIGRNQSSTVLIDTTGNETVLCGHTRFPVAALRPLVEKKNQMADVENYIKDKSFDLCYVRYDLSTAGFIGMLKKLKNRCGKLYIEIPTYPYDKEYSGRLNDFRLRIDDFYAKQLKRYTDKIVSFYQIPGDSFYGVPVQVVPNGFDFSEISIVNAKDTSEDIHVAAVSSMRLWHGYERFIEGLHEYYSQGGTRNVYLYLVGNGREKQKYEALTQKYVLQKHVIFCGPLHGEALDALLEKCNLGVDSLGRHRTGISVLSSLKSREYGAKGIPIINSCSIDILDDDFRYFLKVPADESPVDIQSVIDFYDSVYAGGDRQKVAREIRQYIEAKSGMTSVMRQIVSDTAN; encoded by the coding sequence ATGAATATATTGTGTATAGCCTTTAAGGATTTTTCCCAGAAGCATTTCGGCGGCAGCAAAAAGGTGATCTGCGAATGCGCCGCCCTGGAGGAGCTGGGGCACAAAGTTACGCTTATCGGGCGCAACCAAAGCTCTACTGTCCTTATTGACACCACCGGAAACGAAACCGTATTGTGCGGACATACCCGTTTTCCCGTGGCGGCGCTGCGGCCGTTGGTTGAAAAAAAGAACCAAATGGCCGATGTCGAAAACTACATCAAGGACAAGAGTTTTGACTTGTGCTACGTGAGATATGATCTCTCCACCGCAGGCTTTATCGGTATGCTGAAGAAGCTGAAAAACAGGTGCGGGAAGCTGTACATAGAGATCCCCACCTATCCTTATGACAAAGAATATTCCGGCAGGCTGAACGACTTTCGCCTGAGAATAGACGATTTCTACGCCAAACAGCTGAAAAGGTACACAGACAAGATAGTATCATTTTATCAGATACCCGGCGACAGTTTTTACGGAGTTCCTGTACAGGTCGTCCCCAACGGATTTGATTTCAGCGAAATAAGTATTGTCAATGCAAAAGACACGTCAGAAGACATACACGTAGCGGCAGTTTCTTCTATGCGTCTTTGGCACGGATACGAAAGGTTTATCGAAGGGCTTCACGAATATTATTCTCAGGGCGGTACCCGCAATGTATATTTGTATCTGGTGGGCAACGGACGCGAAAAACAAAAATACGAGGCCCTGACGCAAAAATATGTGCTCCAGAAGCACGTCATTTTCTGCGGTCCCCTGCACGGAGAAGCATTGGATGCTCTGCTGGAAAAGTGCAATCTGGGAGTAGATTCCCTTGGCCGGCACCGGACCGGCATTTCGGTACTGAGCTCTCTGAAAAGCCGCGAGTACGGAGCAAAGGGCATCCCCATCATCAATTCCTGCAGTATAGATATATTGGACGATGATTTCAGATATTTTCTGAAGGTCCCTGCAGACGAAAGCCCCGTAGATATTCAGAGCGTTATCGATTTTTACGACAGCGTATATGCCGGCGGAGACAGACAAAAGGTCGCCCGGGAAATACGTCAGTATATTGAAGCCAAAAGCGGGATGACAAGCGTTATGAGGCAAATAGTTTCCGATACTGCCAATTAG
- a CDS encoding O-antigen polysaccharide polymerase Wzy family protein has protein sequence MKIKLRKPAAFILFVGVFALISSAVWPNIYFLTLAALAIWLTGVMYSVFKVSKRFSLLSFNTGFFIFILGGYSIDLFTNFNTDYLRNSNVLVTDEAINHLGICMVICMLIVNFTYMLLDTIRPVASEEKYEAPDILPNNTMRLVLMLLIIIGFTCKLLLSIEDFAIVRATSFRIHASTLSHYPYYVTALSSLFLVSTFAFWGLMPGKRETIFTFILLGIPEIFQLLSGERGEPISVVLTILFYVMHRNRLGNYDFTIKKSAVIVSLIVLPFVIYSLQFIAYARNHMTYDKSLGVGITEFFATQGGSVKIISNAFVMRDRIDAAAGHDFFLGEIREYLKSNIFARYLAGTSVRTRTVEDALNGDNFLRCYGYLYSPGTYKAGVGGGSTYIAEVYHDGGYVFLVLFNIFIAFVIRSIDNTKIGNIIHFTISMGIFKYIATLPREQALQWFTGTFALQNLLFYFFLYVFYVRPNMRISENRDTHNKIRIGKQR, from the coding sequence ATGAAAATCAAATTAAGAAAACCAGCAGCATTTATCCTGTTTGTCGGTGTATTCGCATTGATCAGCAGCGCTGTCTGGCCTAATATTTATTTTTTGACACTGGCAGCTCTGGCGATTTGGCTAACGGGCGTGATGTATTCTGTGTTCAAAGTCAGCAAACGCTTTTCTTTATTAAGCTTTAATACAGGCTTTTTTATCTTTATTCTGGGCGGTTATTCCATAGACCTTTTCACCAACTTTAACACCGACTATTTACGGAACTCCAACGTACTTGTCACAGACGAAGCCATCAACCATTTAGGGATATGCATGGTCATCTGTATGCTGATCGTCAATTTCACCTATATGCTCCTGGACACTATCCGCCCCGTAGCTTCAGAGGAGAAATACGAGGCGCCTGATATCCTGCCCAACAATACTATGCGGCTGGTCCTGATGCTGCTGATCATTATAGGCTTTACCTGCAAGCTGCTGCTTTCTATAGAGGACTTTGCCATTGTCAGGGCCACGTCATTCAGGATACACGCCAGCACGCTGTCACATTATCCCTATTACGTCACTGCCCTGTCGTCGCTGTTTTTGGTATCCACCTTTGCCTTCTGGGGCCTGATGCCCGGCAAAAGAGAGACCATCTTCACCTTTATCCTGCTGGGTATCCCCGAGATATTTCAGCTGCTGTCGGGCGAAAGAGGAGAGCCCATCAGCGTGGTGCTGACGATCCTGTTTTACGTCATGCACCGCAACCGTCTGGGCAACTATGACTTTACCATCAAAAAATCGGCTGTCATCGTCAGCCTGATCGTGCTTCCGTTTGTTATCTACTCGTTGCAGTTTATCGCCTATGCCAGAAATCACATGACCTATGACAAATCCCTTGGAGTAGGCATCACCGAGTTCTTTGCTACCCAGGGCGGCTCGGTAAAGATCATCTCAAACGCTTTCGTCATGCGGGACAGGATAGATGCGGCAGCGGGGCATGACTTCTTTCTCGGCGAGATCCGGGAGTATCTGAAAAGCAACATCTTTGCCAGGTATCTCGCAGGCACCAGTGTCAGGACGCGCACTGTGGAGGATGCGCTGAACGGCGACAACTTCCTGCGGTGTTACGGGTATCTGTATTCGCCGGGGACGTACAAAGCCGGCGTGGGAGGCGGCTCAACTTATATTGCGGAGGTGTATCATGACGGCGGGTATGTGTTCCTGGTCCTATTCAACATATTTATCGCCTTTGTCATCAGGTCTATCGACAATACTAAGATAGGCAACATCATCCACTTTACCATCAGCATGGGCATATTCAAATACATCGCCACGCTTCCCAGGGAGCAGGCCCTGCAGTGGTTTACCGGTACCTTTGCCCTTCAAAATCTGTTGTTCTATTTCTTCCTCTACGTTTTTTACGTAAGGCCTAATATGAGGATCTCCGAAAACAGAGATACCCACAACAAAATAAGGATCGGTAAGCAGAGATGA
- a CDS encoding glycosyltransferase family 4 protein, whose protein sequence is MRILVISVGYPSGQNKARLVFLQRLVNKFADKGHECTVIAPVRFMREDKNLDLTELQPTENGNQVRVFFPRYIGGWMDKKSPLDAVYKLTVRAYANAALQVIRKNNIEFDCVYAHFTGFASLCAVSIGKAFGVPVFAAAGESKFVSLEGYNRAETVKALNRMSGIISVSAYNKQILLENGVLDDDSIITLPNGADEKRFYPRDKAASREALGLPGDAFIAAFVGHFIERKGPLRLLSAAEGTGVKLAFAGKGPQTPEGDSVVYCGPVAPEQMPEFLSAADVFVLPTLTEGCCNAIVESICCEIPVISSDRPFNYDVLDPECSIMVDPENVEALREAILRIKNEPDLYKRLRDGTRQKKRVLSLDYRADAILSWIGKRIRQN, encoded by the coding sequence ATGAGGATACTGGTCATCAGCGTCGGATACCCCTCCGGCCAAAACAAGGCCAGGCTGGTCTTCCTGCAGCGCCTGGTCAACAAATTTGCCGACAAGGGCCACGAGTGTACCGTTATCGCTCCCGTCCGTTTTATGCGGGAGGACAAAAACCTGGACCTTACGGAGCTGCAGCCCACCGAAAACGGAAATCAGGTCCGGGTCTTTTTCCCCCGTTATATCGGCGGATGGATGGACAAAAAGAGTCCGCTTGACGCAGTATACAAGCTCACGGTCCGGGCCTACGCAAACGCCGCCCTGCAGGTGATCCGCAAAAACAACATTGAGTTTGACTGTGTGTACGCTCACTTTACAGGCTTTGCATCCTTGTGCGCTGTCAGTATCGGTAAGGCCTTCGGCGTGCCCGTATTTGCCGCTGCAGGCGAGAGCAAATTTGTCAGCCTGGAGGGGTATAACAGGGCGGAGACAGTCAAAGCGTTGAACCGTATGAGCGGCATTATCTCCGTTTCCGCCTACAACAAACAGATACTTCTGGAAAACGGGGTCCTGGACGACGACAGTATCATCACGCTGCCCAACGGCGCCGACGAGAAGCGCTTTTATCCCAGGGATAAGGCGGCCTCCAGAGAAGCGTTGGGTTTGCCCGGGGATGCGTTTATAGCTGCCTTCGTCGGGCATTTTATAGAACGCAAGGGGCCCTTGCGCCTGCTCTCTGCCGCCGAAGGCACAGGCGTAAAGCTGGCTTTTGCGGGGAAAGGTCCTCAAACGCCCGAGGGCGACAGCGTAGTATATTGCGGACCGGTAGCTCCAGAGCAGATGCCGGAGTTTCTCAGCGCCGCAGACGTATTTGTCCTGCCGACCCTGACCGAAGGCTGCTGCAATGCCATTGTGGAGTCCATATGCTGTGAAATACCTGTCATTTCCTCGGACAGGCCCTTCAATTACGACGTTTTGGATCCTGAGTGCTCTATAATGGTCGATCCGGAAAACGTGGAAGCGCTGCGCGAGGCCATACTCCGGATCAAGAACGAGCCGGACCTTTATAAGCGCCTGCGGGATGGGACGCGGCAAAAGAAAAGGGTCTTGTCCCTTGATTACCGCGCAGACGCGATCCTTTCCTGGATCGGGAAGCGTATCAGGCAGAATTAA
- a CDS encoding Coenzyme F420 hydrogenase/dehydrogenase, beta subunit C-terminal domain, whose product MGELSAGSRVVRGRVLCRYRGEGPGAESAQHELSDRGIERIAALMDTYLVTKDKACCCGCGACSAACPTHSITFEADSLGFSFPVVDQETCVHCNKCIDVCQYHHELRTNNASGTFVAKTKDSDTIDNSSSGGLFTELAKEVLSKNGIVYGAAFDHALRVSHIRAVSEKELPLLQKSKYVQSDTEGVFTQVKNDLIAGRTVLFSGTPCQVAGLRCFLGKAYDRLICADVACHGAPGPKDFEICKKYIEKKYGGELLRFDFRTKKRGWTHMCSFVIRDGSGRVGTHIVKPYDLPYYYFFLHGRNFRESCYSCPYASLSRTGDITLADCWNVESLQLSFDTTRGVSLALVNTEQGMSLWNDVAKRLETAGVPSDFPAASNQPFRAPCRMPDNREALLRGVMENGYRDTGSYLSAKEKIRELVKGAIPPRIKSMLRKVAAGKKPCS is encoded by the coding sequence TTGGGAGAACTCTCAGCTGGAAGCCGTGTTGTCAGAGGAAGAGTCCTTTGCCGATATCGAGGCGAAGGTCCTGGAGCTGAGAGCGCGCAGCATGAACTATCTGACAGAGGCATTGAGAGGATAGCAGCGCTTATGGATACTTACCTGGTAACTAAAGACAAGGCCTGTTGCTGCGGCTGCGGGGCATGCTCCGCTGCATGTCCGACACACAGCATAACCTTTGAAGCAGACTCCCTGGGTTTTTCTTTTCCTGTCGTTGACCAAGAGACCTGTGTGCACTGCAATAAATGCATAGATGTTTGCCAATATCATCACGAGCTCCGGACGAATAACGCCTCGGGGACCTTCGTGGCCAAAACAAAAGACAGCGATACTATAGACAACAGCAGCTCCGGCGGGCTGTTCACCGAGCTCGCGAAGGAAGTACTGAGCAAAAACGGCATAGTGTATGGCGCAGCCTTTGATCATGCCCTTCGGGTGTCGCATATCCGGGCCGTATCCGAAAAAGAGCTGCCGCTACTGCAAAAATCCAAATACGTCCAGAGCGATACCGAAGGCGTTTTTACTCAGGTAAAAAACGATCTTATCGCCGGGCGGACTGTTCTGTTCTCGGGAACGCCTTGTCAGGTGGCCGGGCTTCGCTGTTTTTTGGGCAAAGCTTATGACCGGCTGATCTGCGCAGACGTTGCCTGTCACGGAGCCCCCGGTCCGAAAGACTTTGAGATATGTAAAAAATACATAGAGAAAAAGTATGGAGGCGAGCTGCTCCGATTTGATTTCAGGACCAAAAAACGAGGCTGGACTCACATGTGTTCCTTCGTGATCAGAGACGGCTCCGGCAGGGTCGGGACGCATATAGTCAAGCCTTACGATTTGCCGTATTATTATTTCTTCCTGCATGGCAGGAATTTTCGGGAAAGCTGCTACAGCTGCCCTTACGCCTCCCTGTCGAGGACGGGCGACATCACCCTGGCCGACTGCTGGAACGTGGAAAGCCTGCAATTAAGCTTTGATACTACCCGGGGCGTTTCTCTGGCGCTGGTAAATACAGAGCAGGGAATGAGCCTGTGGAACGACGTTGCAAAGCGGCTGGAAACAGCCGGCGTTCCAAGCGATTTTCCTGCCGCAAGCAATCAGCCTTTCAGGGCGCCTTGCAGAATGCCGGACAATCGCGAGGCTCTCCTGAGAGGAGTGATGGAAAACGGATACAGGGATACAGGCAGCTATCTGTCAGCGAAGGAAAAGATCAGGGAACTGGTCAAAGGAGCGATCCCACCGAGGATAAAATCAATGCTCCGCAAGGTTGCTGCGGGAAAGAAACCCTGCAGCTGA
- a CDS encoding glycosyl transferase, producing the protein MENIFRFAAKEAVWHELLNWMPDEPYVKFLYWAFMKKKLDLEDPKTYNEKLQWLKLYDRNPEYTKLVDKYEAKLYVASRIGEEYIIPSYGIWNSPEEIDFDKLPDRFVLKTTHDSGGIKIINKAEGFDRNAINAFFAKRLKQSTYKKQREWPYKNVKPRILAEQYMEDEKTGELRDYKFFCFNGEVKALFIATDRQSKDRPTAFDFFDTDYNWLDVRHGHPNAPRKPDKPETFDKMLELAGILSEGLVHVRVDLYEINGKVYFGEMTFFHHGGIVPFDPEEWDLKFGQWLTLPAKPTKA; encoded by the coding sequence ATGGAAAACATTTTCAGGTTTGCTGCGAAAGAGGCTGTTTGGCATGAACTGCTGAACTGGATGCCTGATGAGCCCTACGTAAAGTTTCTTTACTGGGCTTTTATGAAGAAGAAATTGGATCTCGAGGATCCCAAGACCTACAACGAGAAGCTGCAGTGGCTGAAGCTCTACGACCGAAATCCGGAATACACCAAGCTGGTAGACAAATATGAGGCCAAGCTGTATGTGGCAAGCCGGATCGGAGAGGAGTATATCATCCCTTCTTATGGCATTTGGAACAGCCCCGAGGAGATAGATTTCGACAAGCTGCCCGATCGTTTTGTCCTGAAGACCACTCATGACTCCGGCGGGATCAAGATCATCAACAAGGCTGAGGGCTTTGACCGCAACGCTATCAATGCATTTTTTGCCAAGCGGCTGAAGCAGAGCACTTACAAAAAGCAACGAGAGTGGCCGTATAAAAACGTCAAGCCCCGCATTCTGGCGGAGCAGTATATGGAAGATGAAAAAACAGGGGAGCTGAGAGACTACAAGTTTTTCTGTTTCAACGGTGAGGTCAAAGCTCTGTTCATAGCCACGGACCGGCAGAGCAAGGACAGGCCCACGGCTTTTGACTTTTTTGATACCGATTACAATTGGCTGGACGTTCGTCACGGACACCCCAACGCTCCGCGCAAGCCCGACAAGCCCGAGACCTTTGACAAGATGCTCGAGCTCGCCGGCATACTGTCTGAAGGGCTGGTGCACGTCCGCGTAGATCTTTATGAGATCAACGGCAAGGTCTATTTCGGAGAAATGACCTTCTTCCATCACGGCGGGATCGTGCCCTTCGACCCGGAGGAATGGGATCTGAAGTTCGGCCAGTGGCTCACCTTGCCGGCAAAGCCCACGAAAGCCTGA
- a CDS encoding CapA family protein: protein MYFLIGADTVPTEANERSFAEGDVKSVVGDEIWDLLQNAEYRIVNIEAPVTDAVAPIAKCGPNLRIPSNCAKGFAAMHIDLAALANNHIMDQGAVGLAETCRALKEAGINYMGVGQDSASARLPHIFSFNGKKVGVLNCVEHEFSVAESDLPGANPFDPLETPDDVAGLKAQCDFVIVLYHGGGEQYRYPSPQLRVICRKLADKGADLVVCQHSHCIGCEELYNGSRIIYGQGNFLFALRDNDYWNSGLLIRVNEDLSVTYIPAVRDGIGVRMARGAEADEIMAGFHRRSAEIKNDDFVQNAYDEYARKRLPFYLGACYPAKGFFARVLNKLLGGGYQSRVLNKVFGRPELMRLYNYIYCEAHRELFVRGLKDRAEDHRDRRK from the coding sequence ATGTATTTTTTAATAGGCGCCGATACAGTCCCCACGGAGGCCAACGAACGCTCATTCGCCGAAGGCGATGTGAAGTCTGTTGTCGGTGATGAAATATGGGACCTGCTGCAAAACGCAGAGTATAGGATAGTCAATATCGAAGCGCCAGTTACCGACGCCGTTGCTCCCATTGCAAAGTGCGGACCCAATCTGCGCATCCCAAGCAATTGCGCAAAAGGATTTGCCGCCATGCATATCGATCTGGCTGCGCTGGCCAACAACCATATCATGGATCAGGGAGCGGTCGGGCTGGCCGAGACCTGCCGGGCACTCAAAGAAGCGGGCATAAACTATATGGGCGTGGGGCAAGACTCCGCTTCCGCAAGGCTTCCTCACATCTTCAGCTTCAATGGTAAGAAGGTCGGTGTGCTGAATTGCGTAGAGCATGAGTTTTCCGTGGCAGAAAGCGATTTGCCCGGAGCAAACCCCTTTGACCCTTTGGAGACGCCGGACGACGTTGCCGGGCTCAAAGCGCAATGCGATTTCGTCATAGTCCTGTACCACGGCGGCGGAGAGCAGTATCGCTACCCCTCTCCGCAGCTGAGGGTCATTTGCAGAAAGCTGGCGGACAAAGGCGCTGATCTGGTAGTGTGCCAGCATTCACATTGCATCGGCTGTGAGGAATTATACAACGGTTCCCGCATCATCTACGGTCAGGGCAACTTTTTGTTTGCGCTCAGAGACAATGACTACTGGAACTCCGGGCTGCTGATCAGGGTAAACGAGGACCTAAGCGTGACCTATATCCCGGCTGTCAGAGACGGCATCGGCGTCAGAATGGCGCGGGGAGCGGAAGCGGATGAGATCATGGCAGGCTTTCATCGCAGAAGCGCCGAGATCAAAAACGATGACTTTGTGCAGAATGCCTATGACGAATATGCGCGGAAAAGACTGCCCTTTTATCTCGGCGCCTGCTATCCGGCCAAAGGCTTTTTTGCCAGAGTGTTGAACAAGCTCCTTGGCGGCGGATATCAGAGCCGGGTGCTGAATAAGGTTTTCGGGCGGCCCGAGCTCATGCGGCTCTATAACTACATATATTGCGAAGCCCACCGGGAGCTGTTCGTTCGGGGTCTGAAGGATCGGGCGGAGGACCATCGGGATCGGCGCAAATGA
- a CDS encoding polysaccharide pyruvyl transferase family protein — MKALIHGAINRSNYGDFLFAAIFSSALKERGIDVEYYCHPKYGISDFFARHLGYTPDRKHYKKTMESCDVLVYISGGYMLSHKKLLVEYFHTKRFLPPAEYFMKSGKPIYIMGIGAGPFYKGPFARIAKELLPYASAITFRNEESKEHCLNLGVTRDIPVTADTALVIRDYLDRNVAGVPAFEVEPGKKMLLLHTDCTQELKSKWKEIAAPAVKKFLDSHSEYALYLASDGLAPTYDEYAPLFSEYSPHILRYDDPWLLTMQIRRADLILTTKLHVGILGTTFGCSVVSFPWHQKTARYYRQIGQEDRCVPLAEADEKTVLAQMERFEGKPVVVPEELVNKARKNIELLPVADDRVP; from the coding sequence ATGAAGGCATTGATCCACGGGGCTATCAACAGAAGCAATTACGGCGACTTTTTGTTTGCGGCTATATTTTCCAGCGCTCTGAAGGAGAGGGGAATAGACGTAGAGTATTACTGCCATCCCAAATACGGGATCAGTGATTTCTTTGCCAGGCATCTCGGATATACTCCAGACAGGAAGCATTATAAGAAGACCATGGAAAGCTGTGACGTGCTGGTGTATATATCCGGCGGGTATATGCTGTCACACAAAAAGCTGCTGGTGGAGTATTTCCATACAAAAAGATTCCTGCCGCCCGCAGAGTATTTCATGAAGAGCGGCAAACCTATATATATCATGGGCATCGGCGCCGGGCCGTTTTACAAAGGGCCCTTTGCCAGGATTGCAAAGGAGCTCCTGCCATACGCCTCTGCCATCACCTTCAGGAATGAGGAATCCAAAGAGCACTGCCTGAACCTGGGGGTCACCAGAGACATACCCGTCACTGCGGATACGGCGTTGGTCATCAGAGATTATCTGGACCGCAACGTTGCCGGCGTTCCCGCGTTTGAAGTGGAGCCGGGAAAGAAAATGCTGCTGTTGCATACGGACTGTACTCAGGAGCTGAAAAGCAAGTGGAAAGAGATAGCGGCGCCTGCCGTCAAAAAATTCCTGGACAGCCACAGCGAATACGCGCTGTATCTGGCTTCGGACGGTTTGGCGCCGACATACGACGAATATGCTCCCCTGTTCTCTGAGTATTCGCCGCATATCCTCAGGTATGACGACCCGTGGCTGCTCACCATGCAGATCCGGAGAGCCGATCTCATCCTGACCACCAAGCTCCACGTGGGCATACTGGGGACCACCTTCGGCTGCTCGGTGGTGTCTTTCCCCTGGCACCAGAAGACGGCCAGGTATTACAGACAGATTGGACAAGAGGACAGATGCGTCCCGCTGGCCGAAGCAGACGAAAAGACTGTGTTGGCTCAGATGGAACGCTTTGAGGGCAAACCAGTTGTCGTGCCGGAGGAACTCGTAAACAAGGCCAGGAAAAATATAGAGCTGCTCCCCGTTGCAGACGACCGGGTCCCGTAA